From one Triticum urartu cultivar G1812 chromosome 3, Tu2.1, whole genome shotgun sequence genomic stretch:
- the LOC125543932 gene encoding uncharacterized protein LOC125543932: MAAPSSSAERAVIADPPLRPESGCLGAQLYSIRPMELGSNSSSTDTYLGVVREDLSFDGAVDLAYEPYWRNLEFLQVIKYWAKFGVPYVPPTLTPSDSCQGGSYQMSPHKLCGLELGVQISFLY; encoded by the exons ATGGCAGCACCATCTTCATCTGCAG AACGTGCAGTCATCGCCGATCCACCGCTCAGGCCAGAATCTGGCTGTCTTGGGGCCCAGTTGTACTCCATCCGCCCCATGGAGTTGGGCAGTAATTCATCATCCACCGACACGTATCTTGGTGTCGTCCGGGAAGACCTTTCCTTCGATGGCGCCGTTGACCTCGCCTACGAGCCG TATTGGCGAAATTTGGAGTTCCTACAAGTTATTAAGTATTGGGCGAAATTTGGAGTTCCTTATGTGCCTCCCACGCTCACGCCATCCGATTCATGTCAG GGAGGTTCTTACCAAATGTCTCCACACAAGCTTTGTGGATTGGAACTAGGAGTGCAAATTAGTTTTCTCTATTAA